A window of the Elephas maximus indicus isolate mEleMax1 chromosome 26, mEleMax1 primary haplotype, whole genome shotgun sequence genome harbors these coding sequences:
- the ATP6V1E2 gene encoding V-type proton ATPase subunit E 2, producing MALSDVDVQKQIKHMMAFIEQEANEKAEEIDAKAEEEFNIEKGRLVQTQRLKIMEYYEKKEKQIEQQKKIQMSTVRNQARLKVLRARDDLISDLLNDARQRLSRIVADPAIYQELLDKLLLQSLLRLLEPRVLVRCRPQDVLLLESAMQRAIPDYMAVSQKGVEVHVDQEVSLPANSAGGLEVYSGNQKIKVSNTLESRLDLLAQQRMPEIRKALFGANANRKFFT from the coding sequence ATGGCCCTGAGCGATGTCGATGTACAGAAGCAGATTAAGCATATGATGGCTTTCATTGAACAGGAAGCCAACGAGAAGGCGGAAGAAATAGATGCCAAGGCTGAGGAAGAGTTCAACATCGAGAAAGGACGGCTCGTGCAGACCCAGCGACTGAAGATTATGGAGTATTACGAGAAGAAGGAGAAGCAGATAGAACAGCAGAAGAAAATCCAGATGTCCACCGTGAGGAATCAGGCGAGGCTGAAGGTCCTGAGAGCCCGCGATGACCTCATCTCGGACTTGCTGAACGACGCCAGGCAGAGACTCAGCAGGATTGTGGCGGATCCGGCCATCTACCAGGAGCTGCTGGATAAATTGCTGCTTCAAAGCCTGTTGCGACTGCTGGAGCCCCGGGTGCTGGTGCGCTGCAGGCCACAGGACGTCCTTCTGCTAGAGTCCGCCATGCAAAGAGCCATCCCAGATTACATGGCGGTCTCCCAAAAAGGTGTGGAGGTCCACGTAGACCAAGAGGTGTCCCTGCCTGCAAACTCAGCTGGAGGCCTGGAGGTCTACAGCGGCAATCAGAAAATCAAGGTCTCCAACACCCTGGAGAGTCGGCTGGATCTCTTAGCCCAGCAAAGGATGCCAGAAATACGAAAGGCCTTGTTTGGAGCTAATGCTAACAGGAAGTTTTTTACATAA